Proteins encoded within one genomic window of Pseudomonas cannabina:
- a CDS encoding sensor histidine kinase, which produces MPLRQRLENLPVGQKLLAALLILMTTVLLVANLTFISAAYYISQEAMAPQALQTIGRLISSANLNERALYSPNEARALLKELRSYGPLRAAALYDNNGERLEQMHQGESLELPRHFKDLDNWRLTEFRSTQVITVPKGDEPPGHLLLVASSELPAAFYTGTLTASLGILVFSVLLWLVVARQIRRLITEPIYQLEELSRRVTREENYALRAEPGNEDEIGSLAEAFNTMLSRIEAREQQLKRARDDSQEAYDQAQGLAEETRHTNRKLELEVQVRSKIEKKLTGFQNYLNSIIDSMPSAMIALDEQLYVTQWNQEATALSGTTLDEALNQPIFLAFEPMRSFLPQIKHTVERHSVTKIERVTWIKNEEARHYALTFYPLTGDAGRGVVIRIDDITQRISLEEMMVQSEKMLSVGGLAAGMAHEINNPLGAILHNVQNIRRRLSPELPKNVEQAEADGIDLAVVNQYLESREVPKLLDGIQQAGARAAKIVSHMLNFSRLSSRQLAPCDLPALIDQAVEIASNDFDLTIGFDFKGQHIIRQFDPELGPVPCISNELEQVLLNLLKNAAQAIHQRPDSAEPGRIILRTRLNPPWAEIQVEDNGIGMSENVRKRTFEPFFTTKEIGQGTGLGLSVSYFIITNNHKGQMEVQSSLGMGTCFTLRLPLVANQASVQQQVISKS; this is translated from the coding sequence ATGCCCTTGCGCCAACGCCTGGAAAACCTGCCGGTCGGCCAGAAACTGCTGGCCGCCCTGCTGATCCTGATGACCACCGTGCTGCTGGTCGCCAACCTGACCTTCATCAGCGCGGCCTATTACATCTCTCAAGAGGCCATGGCCCCGCAGGCGCTACAAACCATCGGCCGCCTGATCAGCAGCGCCAACCTCAACGAGCGGGCCTTGTACTCGCCGAACGAGGCGCGCGCCTTGCTCAAGGAGCTGAGAAGCTACGGACCGTTGCGGGCCGCAGCGCTGTACGACAATAACGGCGAGCGACTGGAGCAGATGCATCAGGGCGAAAGCCTCGAGCTGCCCCGGCATTTCAAAGACCTGGACAACTGGCGTCTGACTGAATTTCGCAGCACCCAGGTGATTACCGTGCCCAAAGGCGACGAACCGCCAGGGCATCTGTTGCTGGTCGCCAGCAGCGAGCTGCCTGCAGCGTTCTACACCGGCACGCTGACCGCCAGCCTGGGCATCCTGGTGTTCAGTGTGCTGCTCTGGCTGGTCGTCGCCCGGCAGATCCGGCGCCTGATCACCGAGCCTATCTATCAACTGGAAGAACTGTCCCGACGCGTCACCCGCGAAGAGAACTATGCACTGCGCGCCGAGCCTGGCAACGAGGATGAAATCGGCAGTCTGGCGGAAGCGTTCAATACCATGCTGTCGCGTATCGAGGCCCGCGAGCAGCAACTCAAACGCGCCCGCGACGACTCTCAGGAAGCCTACGATCAGGCGCAGGGGCTGGCCGAGGAAACCCGCCATACCAACCGCAAGCTGGAACTGGAAGTTCAGGTGCGCAGCAAGATCGAGAAAAAGCTCACCGGCTTCCAGAATTACCTCAACAGCATCATCGATTCCATGCCCTCGGCCATGATCGCGCTGGACGAGCAGCTTTACGTGACGCAATGGAATCAGGAAGCTACTGCGCTGTCCGGCACCACGCTGGACGAAGCGCTGAACCAGCCGATCTTTCTCGCCTTCGAGCCGATGCGCTCGTTCCTGCCGCAGATCAAACACACCGTCGAGCGGCACAGTGTGACCAAGATCGAGCGCGTGACCTGGATCAAGAACGAAGAGGCGCGCCACTACGCTCTGACCTTCTACCCGTTGACGGGCGATGCCGGGCGCGGCGTGGTGATCCGTATCGATGACATCACTCAGCGTATCTCGCTGGAAGAAATGATGGTGCAGTCGGAGAAAATGCTTTCGGTCGGCGGGCTGGCGGCGGGCATGGCGCATGAGATCAATAACCCGCTGGGCGCCATTCTGCATAACGTACAGAACATCAGACGGCGTCTATCCCCAGAATTGCCGAAAAACGTCGAGCAGGCCGAAGCCGATGGCATCGATCTGGCGGTGGTCAATCAATACCTGGAGAGCCGCGAGGTTCCAAAACTGCTGGACGGCATTCAACAGGCAGGCGCCAGGGCGGCGAAAATCGTCAGCCACATGCTCAACTTCAGCCGCTTGAGCAGCCGCCAGCTGGCACCGTGCGATCTGCCAGCGCTGATCGATCAGGCGGTAGAAATCGCCAGTAACGACTTCGACCTGACCATCGGCTTCGACTTCAAGGGCCAGCACATCATTCGCCAGTTCGACCCGGAACTGGGCCCGGTGCCGTGCATTTCCAACGAGCTGGAGCAGGTGCTGCTGAACCTGCTGAAAAATGCCGCACAGGCCATTCACCAGCGGCCAGACAGCGCAGAACCAGGGCGCATCATTCTGCGCACCCGCCTCAATCCGCCGTGGGCCGAAATTCAGGTGGAAGACAACGGCATCGGCATGTCGGAAAACGTTCGCAAGCGGACGTTCGAGCCGTTTTTCACCACCAAGGAAATCGGTCAGGGCACTGGACTGGGGCTTTCGGTGTCGTACTTCATCATCACCAATAACCACAAAGGCCAGATGGAGGTGCAATCCTCTCTCGGCATGGGAACCTGCTTCACGCTGCGTTTGCCGTTGGTCGCCAATCAGGCCAGTGTTCAGCAGCAGGTTATTTCCAAATCCTGA
- a CDS encoding cob(I)yrinic acid a,c-diamide adenosyltransferase: MGFRLSKIYTRTGDTGETGLGDGRRVSKDHPRIEAIGEVDTLNSQLGLLLAGLIDEAQRVPALNEVIEVLAPCQHRLFDLGGELAMPSYKALNSTEVERLEAAIDVWNDELGPLENFILPGGSSLIAQAHICRSLARSAERRCQHLNAVEPLEGAGLAYINRLSDLLFVAARLIGRRQGIAEILWQPAPKPV, encoded by the coding sequence ATGGGCTTTCGTTTGTCGAAGATTTACACACGCACGGGTGACACCGGAGAAACCGGACTGGGCGACGGCCGCCGGGTGTCCAAGGATCACCCGCGCATTGAGGCCATCGGCGAAGTCGATACCCTGAACAGCCAGCTCGGGTTGCTGCTGGCCGGGCTGATCGATGAGGCTCAGCGCGTTCCGGCACTCAACGAAGTCATCGAAGTGCTTGCGCCCTGCCAGCATCGATTGTTCGATCTGGGTGGGGAGCTGGCGATGCCGAGCTACAAGGCGCTGAACAGCACCGAAGTCGAGAGGCTGGAAGCAGCGATCGATGTGTGGAACGACGAGCTCGGCCCGCTGGAAAATTTCATTCTGCCGGGTGGCTCATCACTGATTGCCCAGGCGCACATCTGCCGCAGCCTGGCACGCAGCGCCGAACGCCGCTGCCAGCACCTGAATGCGGTCGAACCTCTGGAAGGTGCCGGGCTGGCGTACATCAACAGGCTGTCGGACCTGCTGTTCGTTGCCGCCCGCCTGATTGGCAGACGGCAGGGCATTGCGGAAATACTCTGGCAACCTGCGCCCAAGCCGGTTTGA
- a CDS encoding Nudix family hydrolase: MKRVHVAAAVIRGADDKVLIARRADSQHQGGLWEFPGGKVEAGETVEAALARELQEELGIVVAAARPLIKVCHDYPDKQVLLDVWEVSAFTGEPHGAEGQPLAWVTPRELAGYEFPAANQPIVAAARLPADYLITPDGLDSIELLRGVQKAIAGGIKLVQLRAPGGYDPKYRDLAVDAAGLCAGKAQLMLKGPLEWLGDFPSAGWHLTAEQLRKYASRGRPFPEHRWLAASCHNAEELALAEQMGVDFVTLSPVQPTLTHPDTQPLGWEQATQLIACVNKPVFLLGGVGPAQRQQAWESGAQGVAGIRAFWPDEIV, encoded by the coding sequence GTGAAACGAGTTCATGTGGCCGCCGCGGTCATTCGTGGTGCTGACGATAAAGTCCTGATCGCCCGACGTGCAGACAGCCAGCATCAGGGCGGTCTCTGGGAATTTCCCGGTGGCAAGGTCGAGGCGGGCGAAACCGTCGAGGCGGCACTTGCACGTGAACTGCAGGAAGAGCTGGGCATCGTTGTGGCTGCTGCCCGTCCGTTGATCAAGGTTTGCCATGATTACCCGGACAAGCAGGTGCTGCTGGATGTGTGGGAAGTTTCTGCATTCACTGGCGAACCGCATGGTGCAGAAGGTCAGCCGCTGGCCTGGGTGACGCCGCGCGAGCTTGCCGGTTACGAGTTTCCGGCGGCCAACCAGCCGATTGTCGCGGCAGCGCGCTTGCCTGCTGACTACTTGATCACGCCGGACGGGCTGGACTCCATCGAGCTGCTGCGTGGCGTACAGAAAGCAATCGCCGGGGGCATCAAGCTGGTTCAGTTGCGTGCGCCGGGTGGCTACGACCCGAAATATCGCGATCTGGCGGTCGATGCGGCGGGCCTGTGCGCAGGCAAGGCGCAACTCATGCTCAAGGGCCCTCTGGAGTGGCTGGGAGACTTTCCGTCCGCTGGCTGGCACCTGACGGCGGAACAACTGCGCAAGTACGCCAGCCGAGGCCGTCCGTTCCCTGAGCATCGCTGGCTGGCGGCGTCTTGCCATAACGCAGAAGAACTGGCCCTCGCAGAACAGATGGGCGTGGATTTCGTCACCCTGTCACCGGTTCAGCCCACCCTGACCCATCCGGATACACAGCCGCTGGGCTGGGAGCAGGCGACACAGTTGATCGCATGCGTCAACAAACCGGTCTTTCTGTTGGGCGGCGTAGGTCCTGCGCAACGCCAGCAGGCGTGGGAAAGCGGCGCGCAAGGCGTTGCCGGGATACGCGCTTTCTGGCCTGACGAGATTGTTTGA
- a CDS encoding glutathione S-transferase family protein yields the protein MSLHLIIGDKRYSSWSLRPWLVLEMTGAPFTDQVIRLNQPDTRENILKYSPTGKVPALQCEHGTIIDSLAICEYLVERFPDVELWPRDIAARAQARSACAQMHSGFVSLRSNMPMDLRQDQALEVIPVDTQNDIDRIVALWAECRVAAAETGPFLFGKPSIADAFFAPVAIRLRGYRVQLPAEALAYIETIYQWPAFKRWQQAGLKES from the coding sequence ATGAGCCTGCATCTGATTATCGGCGACAAACGCTATTCCTCCTGGTCGCTGCGTCCATGGCTGGTCCTGGAAATGACCGGCGCGCCGTTCACCGATCAGGTGATTCGTCTCAATCAGCCTGATACCCGCGAGAACATTCTCAAGTATTCGCCCACCGGTAAAGTGCCTGCGTTGCAGTGCGAGCACGGCACGATCATTGATTCGCTGGCGATTTGCGAGTACCTGGTCGAGCGTTTCCCGGACGTCGAGTTATGGCCGCGTGATATCGCTGCCCGTGCCCAGGCGCGCTCGGCTTGTGCGCAGATGCACAGCGGTTTCGTCAGCCTGCGTTCGAACATGCCGATGGACCTGCGTCAGGATCAGGCGCTGGAAGTGATTCCGGTCGACACCCAGAATGACATCGACCGTATCGTCGCGTTGTGGGCCGAGTGCCGCGTTGCTGCGGCCGAGACTGGTCCGTTTCTATTCGGTAAGCCGAGCATTGCTGATGCGTTCTTTGCGCCAGTGGCGATCCGTCTGCGTGGCTATCGTGTCCAGTTGCCTGCCGAAGCGCTGGCCTATATCGAAACCATCTACCAATGGCCTGCCTTCAAGCGCTGGCAGCAGGCTGGTCTGAAGGAGTCCTGA
- the argJ gene encoding bifunctional glutamate N-acetyltransferase/amino-acid acetyltransferase ArgJ, whose protein sequence is MAVGLGPLPALHPVPGFELGISSAGIKRPGRKDVVVMRCAEGSSVAGVFTLNAFCAAPVILAKQRVQGTVRYLLTNTGNANAGTGEPGLAAARRTCEALAQLTGVDASAVLPYSTGVIGEPLPVEKIEGALQAALDDLSVDNWAAAATGIMTTDTLPKGASRQFTHDGVTITVTGISKGAGMIRPNMATMLGYIATDAKVSQSVLQDLIRDGANKSFNRITIDGDTSTNDCCMLIATGQAGLPEITEAKGPLFEALKKAVFDVSMEVAQAIVRDGEGATKFVTVEVNGGGNHQECLDVGYAVAHSPLIKTALFASDPNWGRILAAVGRAGVPDLDVSKIDVFLGGVCIASQGCRATTYTEEQGSAVMAEEEITIRIELGRGDCSETIWTTDLSHEYVKINAEYRT, encoded by the coding sequence ATGGCTGTTGGTCTTGGTCCGTTGCCTGCGTTGCACCCGGTTCCCGGTTTTGAACTCGGCATTTCGTCTGCCGGCATCAAGCGCCCGGGGCGCAAGGACGTCGTGGTTATGCGCTGTGCCGAAGGCTCCAGCGTTGCCGGCGTATTCACCTTGAATGCGTTCTGCGCCGCGCCGGTCATTCTGGCCAAACAACGCGTGCAGGGCACTGTGCGTTATCTGCTGACCAATACCGGCAATGCCAACGCGGGCACCGGCGAGCCGGGTCTGGCGGCGGCGCGTCGTACCTGCGAAGCGCTGGCGCAACTGACGGGCGTCGATGCGTCGGCGGTGCTGCCGTATTCGACCGGTGTGATCGGCGAGCCGTTGCCTGTGGAAAAGATCGAAGGCGCGCTGCAAGCTGCGCTCGACGATCTGTCTGTGGATAACTGGGCCGCCGCGGCAACCGGGATCATGACCACCGATACCCTGCCCAAAGGCGCAAGCCGTCAGTTCACTCATGATGGCGTTACCATCACCGTGACCGGCATCAGCAAGGGGGCGGGCATGATCCGTCCGAACATGGCGACCATGCTCGGCTACATCGCGACCGACGCCAAAGTGTCGCAAAGCGTCTTGCAGGACCTGATCCGCGACGGTGCCAACAAGTCCTTCAACCGCATCACCATCGATGGCGACACTTCGACCAACGACTGCTGCATGCTGATCGCCACCGGTCAGGCCGGTCTGCCTGAAATCACCGAGGCCAAAGGGCCGCTGTTCGAGGCCTTGAAGAAGGCCGTGTTCGACGTGAGCATGGAAGTCGCTCAGGCCATCGTGCGTGACGGCGAAGGCGCGACCAAATTCGTGACCGTCGAAGTCAACGGCGGTGGCAATCATCAGGAATGCCTGGACGTCGGGTACGCGGTCGCTCACTCGCCGCTGATCAAGACCGCGCTGTTCGCGTCCGACCCGAACTGGGGCCGTATCCTGGCCGCTGTTGGCCGTGCAGGCGTGCCGGATCTCGACGTCAGCAAGATCGACGTGTTCCTCGGCGGCGTCTGCATCGCCAGCCAGGGCTGTCGCGCGACTACTTACACTGAAGAGCAGGGCTCCGCGGTCATGGCGGAAGAGGAAATCACCATCCGTATCGAGCTGGGCCGCGGTGATTGCAGCGAAACCATCTGGACCACTGATCTTTCTCACGAATACGTGAAGATCAACGCCGAATACCGCACCTGA
- the secA gene encoding preprotein translocase subunit SecA, protein MFAPLLKKLFGSKNEREVKRMLKTVQIVNAFEEQMVALSDEQLRAKTEEFKARIAKGETLDQLLPEAFAVAREAGKRVMGMRHFDVQLIGGMTLHEGQIAEMRTGEGKTLVGTLAVYLNALSGKGVHVVTVNDYLARRDANWMRPLYEFLGLTVGIVSPFQPPEEKRAAYAADITYGTNNEYGFDYLRDNMAFSMDDKFQRELNFAVIDEVDSILIDEARTPLIISGQAEDSSKLYTEINRLIPKLEQHIEEVEGEVTKPGHFTVDEKTRQVELNEAGHQFIEEMLTEVGLLAEGESLYSAHNLGLLTHVYAGLRAHKLFNRNVEYIVSDGQVLLVDEHTGRTMPGRRLSEGLHQAIEAKEGLNIQAESQTLASTTFQNYFRLYNKLSGMTGTADTEAFEFHQIYNLAVMVIPPNKPLARKDFNDLVYLTAEEKYAAIVTDIKACLAQNRPVLVGTATIETSEHMSRLLNQEGIEHKVLNAKFHEKEAEIIAQAGRPGALTIATNMAGRGTDILLGGNWEVEVANLEDPTPEQIAQIKADWQKRHQQVIEAGGLHVIASERHESRRIDNQLRGRAGRQGDAGSSRFYLSLEDSLMRIFASDRVKNFMKALGMQSGEAIEHRMVTNAIEKAQRKVEGRNFDIRKQLLEYDDVANEQRKVIYHMRNTLLAAENIGETIADFREEVLNTLISQHIPPQSLPEQWNVAGLEAALNTDFAVQLPIQQWLDEDDHLHEDSLREKIMAQLLVAYNEKEDQASAEALRSFEKQILLRVLDDLWKDHLSTMDHLRHGIHLRGYAQKNPKQEYKRESFTLFQELLDSIKRDTIRVLSHVQVRREDPEEEEARQRREAEELASRMQFEHAPAPGLDQPLADEESGEVPVTVASEPVRNDQKLGRNELCWCGSGKKFKHCHGQIS, encoded by the coding sequence ATGTTTGCGCCTTTGTTGAAAAAACTTTTTGGAAGCAAGAACGAGCGTGAAGTCAAACGCATGCTCAAGACGGTACAGATCGTCAATGCCTTCGAAGAGCAAATGGTGGCCCTTTCGGACGAGCAATTGCGCGCCAAGACCGAAGAGTTCAAGGCCCGCATAGCCAAAGGCGAGACCCTCGATCAATTGCTGCCTGAAGCCTTTGCCGTTGCTCGTGAAGCGGGCAAACGCGTCATGGGCATGCGCCACTTCGACGTTCAGTTGATTGGCGGCATGACCCTGCACGAAGGTCAGATCGCGGAAATGCGCACCGGTGAAGGTAAAACCCTCGTCGGCACCCTGGCTGTGTACCTCAATGCGTTGTCCGGCAAGGGCGTTCACGTGGTCACTGTGAACGACTACCTCGCGCGCCGCGACGCCAACTGGATGCGCCCGCTGTACGAATTCCTCGGTCTGACCGTAGGCATCGTCTCGCCATTCCAGCCGCCGGAAGAGAAGCGCGCCGCTTACGCTGCCGACATCACGTACGGCACCAACAACGAATACGGTTTCGATTACCTGCGCGACAACATGGCGTTCAGCATGGACGACAAGTTCCAGCGTGAACTCAATTTCGCCGTGATCGACGAAGTCGACTCGATTCTGATCGACGAAGCGCGTACGCCGCTGATCATTTCCGGTCAGGCCGAGGACAGCTCCAAGCTGTACACCGAAATCAACCGCCTGATCCCCAAGCTCGAGCAGCACATCGAGGAAGTGGAAGGCGAAGTCACCAAGCCGGGCCATTTCACCGTTGACGAGAAGACGCGTCAGGTCGAGCTGAACGAAGCCGGTCACCAGTTCATCGAAGAAATGCTCACCGAAGTCGGCCTGCTGGCCGAGGGCGAAAGCCTGTACTCGGCGCACAACCTTGGCCTGCTGACCCACGTCTATGCCGGTCTGCGTGCGCACAAACTGTTCAATCGCAACGTCGAATACATCGTGTCGGACGGTCAGGTGCTGCTGGTCGACGAACACACCGGTCGCACCATGCCGGGTCGTCGCCTGTCCGAGGGTCTGCACCAGGCCATCGAAGCCAAGGAAGGTCTGAACATTCAGGCCGAAAGCCAGACCCTGGCATCGACCACGTTCCAGAATTACTTCCGTCTGTACAACAAGCTGTCCGGCATGACCGGTACAGCCGACACTGAAGCGTTCGAATTCCACCAGATCTACAATCTGGCCGTAATGGTCATCCCGCCGAACAAACCACTGGCGCGTAAAGACTTCAACGACCTTGTCTACCTGACGGCGGAAGAGAAGTACGCGGCCATCGTGACCGATATCAAGGCCTGCCTGGCGCAAAACCGGCCGGTGCTGGTTGGTACGGCGACCATCGAAACGTCCGAGCACATGTCCCGCCTGCTCAACCAGGAAGGCATCGAGCACAAGGTTCTGAACGCCAAGTTCCACGAAAAAGAAGCAGAGATCATTGCACAGGCCGGTCGTCCGGGGGCGCTGACCATCGCCACCAACATGGCCGGTCGTGGTACTGACATCCTGTTGGGCGGCAACTGGGAAGTTGAAGTTGCCAACCTGGAAGACCCGACTCCGGAGCAGATCGCCCAGATCAAGGCCGATTGGCAGAAACGCCATCAGCAAGTGATCGAGGCCGGTGGTTTGCACGTGATTGCTTCCGAGCGTCACGAATCGCGTCGTATCGACAACCAGTTGCGCGGCCGTGCCGGTCGTCAGGGTGATGCTGGCTCCAGCCGCTTCTACCTGTCGCTCGAAGACAGCCTGATGCGCATCTTCGCCTCTGATCGGGTGAAAAACTTCATGAAGGCGCTGGGCATGCAGTCCGGTGAGGCCATCGAGCACCGCATGGTGACCAACGCCATCGAAAAAGCGCAGCGCAAGGTGGAAGGTCGTAACTTCGACATCCGCAAGCAACTGCTCGAATACGATGACGTCGCCAACGAGCAGCGCAAAGTGATCTATCACATGCGTAACACGCTATTGGCCGCTGAAAACATTGGTGAGACGATTGCCGACTTCCGCGAAGAGGTGCTCAACACCCTCATCAGCCAGCACATCCCGCCGCAATCGTTGCCAGAACAGTGGAATGTCGCCGGTCTGGAAGCGGCGCTGAATACCGACTTTGCGGTGCAATTGCCGATTCAGCAGTGGCTGGACGAAGACGATCACCTTCACGAAGACAGCTTGCGCGAAAAAATCATGGCGCAACTGCTGGTGGCTTACAACGAGAAGGAAGATCAGGCCAGCGCCGAAGCTCTGCGCTCGTTCGAGAAGCAGATCCTCCTGCGCGTGCTGGACGACCTGTGGAAAGATCACCTGTCGACCATGGATCATCTGCGTCACGGTATTCACTTGCGCGGTTACGCTCAGAAGAACCCGAAGCAGGAATACAAGCGCGAGTCGTTCACCCTGTTCCAGGAACTGCTGGATTCGATCAAGCGCGACACCATCCGTGTCTTGTCGCATGTTCAGGTCCGTCGCGAAGATCCCGAGGAAGAAGAGGCTCGTCAGCGCCGGGAAGCCGAAGAACTGGCGAGCCGCATGCAGTTCGAGCACGCACCGGCGCCGGGTCTCGACCAGCCATTGGCGGATGAGGAAAGTGGCGAAGTGCCGGTAACCGTTGCTTCCGAGCCCGTGCGTAACGACCAGAAACTGGGTCGCAACGAGCTGTGCTGGTGTGGCTCGGGCAAGAAATTCAAGCACTGTCACGGTCAGATCAGCTAA
- a CDS encoding DUF721 domain-containing protein, which produces MAFRPLNARPPAVLLREAKPLKAIFRHAERLSHLQRLLESQLQPAAREHCHVASWREGTLLLIVTDGHWATRLRYQQKRLHRQLIAFDEFINLTRIVFKVQPPEAPRGAATHTIDLSAVAAENIQATADGITDPKLRAALERLASHARDRK; this is translated from the coding sequence ATGGCCTTTCGTCCCCTCAATGCACGCCCCCCTGCGGTTCTGCTGCGCGAAGCCAAGCCGCTGAAGGCCATCTTTCGCCACGCCGAACGCCTGAGCCATCTGCAACGCTTGCTCGAAAGCCAGTTGCAACCGGCAGCGCGCGAGCATTGTCATGTGGCTTCGTGGCGCGAGGGCACTTTATTGCTGATCGTGACAGACGGTCACTGGGCCACGCGCCTGCGCTATCAGCAAAAGCGCCTGCACCGACAACTGATCGCCTTCGACGAATTCATCAATCTGACCCGAATCGTCTTCAAGGTCCAACCGCCGGAAGCCCCTCGCGGAGCAGCTACGCACACCATTGATCTGTCAGCAGTGGCCGCCGAAAACATCCAGGCCACGGCCGACGGCATCACAGACCCCAAGCTGCGCGCCGCACTCGAAAGACTCGCCAGTCATGCCAGGGACAGGAAATAG
- the lpxC gene encoding UDP-3-O-acyl-N-acetylglucosamine deacetylase, which translates to MIKQRTLKNIIRATGVGLHSGEKVYLTLKPAPVNTGIVFCRADLDPVVQIPARAENVGDTTLSTTLVNGDVKVDTVEHLLSAMAGLGIDNAYVELSASEVPIMDGSAGPFVFLIQSAGLEEQDAPKKFIRILREVTVEEGGKRATFVPFEGFKVSFEIDFDHPVFRDRTQSASVDFSSTSFVKEVSRARTFGFMSDIEYLRKHNLALGGSVENAIVVDKDGVLNEDGLRYEDEFVKHKILDAIGDLYLLGNSLIGEFRGFKSGHALNNRLLRTLIEQKDAWEVVTFEDASTAPISYMRPVAAV; encoded by the coding sequence ATGATTAAACAACGCACCCTGAAAAATATTATCCGTGCCACAGGTGTAGGCCTGCACTCCGGGGAGAAGGTTTACCTGACCCTCAAGCCCGCACCTGTGAATACCGGCATTGTGTTTTGCCGAGCTGACCTTGACCCCGTCGTGCAGATCCCTGCGCGTGCGGAAAACGTCGGCGACACCACTCTTTCGACCACACTGGTCAATGGTGATGTCAAAGTTGACACGGTAGAACACTTGCTCTCGGCCATGGCTGGCCTTGGCATCGATAACGCCTACGTCGAGCTCTCTGCCTCCGAAGTCCCGATCATGGACGGCAGCGCAGGCCCATTCGTATTCCTGATTCAATCGGCAGGCCTGGAAGAACAGGACGCACCGAAGAAATTCATCCGGATCCTGCGTGAAGTCACAGTGGAGGAGGGCGGTAAACGCGCTACGTTCGTGCCTTTCGAAGGCTTCAAGGTCAGTTTCGAGATCGATTTCGATCACCCCGTCTTCCGTGACCGCACCCAGAGTGCAAGCGTGGACTTTTCCAGCACTTCCTTCGTGAAGGAAGTCAGCCGTGCCCGGACCTTCGGGTTCATGAGTGACATCGAGTACCTGCGCAAGCACAACCTCGCACTCGGCGGCAGTGTGGAAAATGCCATCGTGGTCGACAAGGACGGCGTATTGAACGAAGACGGCCTGCGGTATGAGGACGAATTCGTCAAACACAAAATCCTGGACGCCATCGGTGACCTCTACCTGCTCGGCAATAGCCTGATCGGGGAGTTCCGGGGCTTCAAGTCAGGACACGCACTGAACAATCGTCTTTTGCGCACGTTGATCGAGCAGAAAGACGCCTGGGAAGTGGTGACCTTCGAGGATGCCAGTACGGCACCTATTTCTTACATGCGCCCTGTCGCGGCCGTGTAA
- the ftsZ gene encoding cell division protein FtsZ, with protein MFELVDNVPQSPVIKVIGVGGGGGNAVNHMVKSNIEGVEFICANTDAQALKNIGARTILQLGTGVTKGLGAGANPEVGRQAAMEDRERIAEVLQGTNMVFITTGMGGGTGTGAAPIIAEVAKEMGILTVAVVTRPFPFEGRKRMQIADEGIRMLSESVDSLITIPNEKLLTILGKDASLLSAFAKADDVLAGAVRGISDIIKRPGMINVDFADVRTVMSEMGMAMMGTGCASGPNRAREATEAAIRNPLLEDVNLQGARGILVNITAGPDLSLGEYSDVGSIIEAFASEHAMVKVGTVIDPDMRDELHVTVVATGLGAKIEKPVKVIDNTLQTTQQAPAQQASRQEAPSVNYRDLDRPTVMRNQAHASATAAAKMNPNDDLDYLDIPAFLRRQAD; from the coding sequence ATGTTCGAACTCGTAGACAACGTCCCGCAAAGCCCGGTCATTAAAGTAATCGGTGTAGGCGGTGGTGGCGGAAACGCTGTCAATCACATGGTCAAGAGCAACATCGAAGGCGTGGAATTCATCTGCGCCAACACCGATGCTCAAGCGCTGAAAAACATTGGCGCGCGGACCATCCTGCAACTGGGCACAGGCGTGACCAAAGGCCTTGGCGCTGGCGCCAACCCGGAAGTCGGTCGTCAGGCCGCCATGGAAGACCGTGAGCGCATTGCAGAAGTCCTGCAAGGCACCAACATGGTGTTCATTACCACCGGCATGGGTGGCGGTACCGGTACCGGTGCTGCTCCGATCATTGCTGAAGTGGCCAAGGAAATGGGCATCCTCACGGTAGCAGTCGTGACCCGTCCGTTCCCGTTCGAAGGTCGCAAGCGTATGCAGATCGCCGATGAAGGCATCCGCATGCTGTCCGAAAGCGTCGACTCGTTGATCACCATTCCCAACGAGAAGCTGCTGACCATCCTCGGTAAGGACGCCAGCCTGCTGTCGGCTTTCGCCAAGGCTGACGATGTACTGGCCGGTGCCGTTCGCGGTATCTCCGACATCATCAAGCGTCCGGGCATGATCAACGTCGACTTCGCCGACGTTCGTACTGTCATGAGCGAAATGGGCATGGCGATGATGGGCACTGGCTGCGCCAGCGGTCCGAACCGTGCACGTGAAGCGACCGAAGCAGCCATTCGCAACCCGCTGCTCGAAGACGTCAACCTGCAGGGCGCTCGCGGCATCCTGGTCAACATCACTGCCGGTCCTGACCTGTCGCTGGGTGAGTACTCGGACGTGGGCAGCATCATCGAAGCGTTCGCTTCCGAGCACGCCATGGTCAAGGTCGGTACCGTTATCGATCCAGACATGCGTGACGAGTTGCACGTGACTGTGGTCGCTACCGGCCTGGGCGCGAAAATCGAGAAGCCTGTCAAGGTGATCGACAACACGCTGCAAACCACCCAGCAGGCTCCTGCACAGCAGGCGTCCCGTCAGGAAGCGCCGTCGGTCAACTACCGCGATCTGGATCGTCCGACCGTGATGCGCAACCAGGCTCACGCCAGCGCGACCGCTGCGGCAAAGATGAACCCTAACGATGACCTCGACTACCTGGACATCCCGGCTTTCCTGCGTCGTCAGGCCGATTGA